A stretch of Alkalicella caledoniensis DNA encodes these proteins:
- a CDS encoding NCS2 family permease has product MEKFFKIKERGSNTSTEILAGITTFMTMAYILFVNPDMLSTTGMPFNSLVTATALAAALSTILMGLFTNYPFALASGMGLNAFFAFTIAPQYGWEVALGAVFISGIVFLILAFGGIIEKIDEAVPKSLKAAVSVGIGLFIALIGFKNAGIIIPYEATLVSLGDLTYAPTTLAIIGLFLTAALISFRIKGGLLIGIVATTIIGIPMGVTNFENINSFKDFFAMPTLEGIAFKLDIRGAFSLGFMTIFSLVFIDLFDTMGTLLGTGARAGYLDDKGRLPKVKNAMLVDAVGTMFGAMVGTSTVTTYVESTAGVAQGGRTGLASVVTGSLFAVALFLAPLIGIVPSAATAPALIIVGVLMMGAIKEIDFEDFTNAFPAFMTIVFMPFTFSIADGISAGFLAYPIVKVAAGKHKEVHWFVYILAAISLFHFVGGYIFG; this is encoded by the coding sequence ATGGAAAAATTCTTTAAAATCAAAGAAAGAGGCAGTAACACTTCAACAGAGATCTTAGCAGGTATTACAACTTTTATGACAATGGCTTATATCTTATTTGTAAATCCAGATATGTTATCTACAACTGGTATGCCTTTTAACTCGTTAGTTACAGCTACAGCTCTAGCCGCGGCACTTTCTACAATACTTATGGGTCTTTTCACTAACTATCCATTTGCTCTAGCTAGTGGTATGGGGCTAAACGCATTTTTTGCATTTACAATCGCGCCACAATACGGATGGGAGGTAGCACTAGGTGCAGTATTTATCTCAGGAATCGTTTTCCTAATCCTAGCCTTTGGTGGTATCATTGAAAAAATCGATGAAGCTGTACCTAAATCACTTAAAGCTGCAGTTTCAGTAGGTATTGGTCTTTTTATAGCACTTATCGGTTTTAAAAACGCAGGCATCATCATTCCTTATGAAGCAACTCTAGTTTCACTAGGTGACCTAACTTATGCTCCAACAACTTTAGCTATAATAGGACTTTTCTTAACAGCAGCATTGATCTCATTTAGAATTAAAGGTGGTTTACTTATAGGTATAGTTGCTACAACAATTATCGGTATTCCTATGGGAGTAACAAACTTTGAAAATATCAATTCTTTTAAAGACTTTTTCGCAATGCCTACCCTTGAAGGAATTGCTTTCAAACTAGACATTAGAGGTGCTTTCAGTCTTGGATTTATGACAATCTTCTCATTAGTTTTTATCGACTTGTTTGACACAATGGGTACATTACTTGGAACTGGTGCCCGTGCAGGTTATTTAGATGACAAAGGTCGTCTTCCTAAAGTTAAAAATGCTATGCTTGTGGATGCAGTAGGTACAATGTTCGGTGCTATGGTAGGTACAAGTACAGTAACAACATATGTGGAAAGTACAGCAGGTGTTGCTCAAGGCGGTAGAACTGGTCTTGCATCTGTTGTTACAGGTTCACTTTTCGCAGTAGCTTTATTTCTAGCTCCACTTATCGGTATAGTTCCAAGTGCTGCTACTGCTCCAGCCCTTATTATTGTAGGTGTACTTATGATGGGTGCAATCAAAGAGATAGACTTCGAGGATTTCACAAATGCATTCCCAGCATTTATGACCATAGTATTTATGCCATTCACATTCAGTATCGCTGATGGTATCTCCGCAGGCTTCCTAGCTTACCCAATAGTAAAAGTTGCTGCAGGAAAGCATAAAGAAGTTCACTGGTTTGTTTATATCTTAGCTGCAATCTCACTATTCCACTTTGTGGGTGGCTATATCTTCGGATAA
- the purB gene encoding adenylosuccinate lyase — protein MIERYTREKMGKIWTLENKFQKWLDIEIVACEAWSQLGIIPKEAVEKIAANATFSVDRILEIEEQTRHDVIAFTRCVAESLGEESKYVHYGLTSSDVVDTALAMLMVEAGDMIIAGVRESLEILREKANEYKYTIMMGRTHGVHAEPTTLGLKFALWYQEMERNLQRLDEAIEQMRVGKLSGAVGTFGNIDPRVEEYVCKRLGLKPAPVSTQVLQRDRHAHFMTTLAIVAGTIEKIALEIRGLQKTETREIEEPFYSGQKGSSAMPHKRNPVNCEQLCGLARIVRTNSLAAMENQALWHERDISHSSVERVIVPDSTILVDYMLGKMNRILKDIHVYPEKMLENIEKSYNLTFSGRALLQLVQGGLKREEAYDLIQKYAMKAWEEKIDFKELLMTDELIKEKIPKDLIEGIFDLNFCTKEVDFIFDRLNI, from the coding sequence ATGATTGAACGTTACACTAGGGAAAAAATGGGCAAGATCTGGACACTGGAGAATAAATTTCAAAAGTGGTTGGATATTGAAATCGTAGCATGTGAGGCATGGTCTCAGCTAGGCATAATTCCCAAAGAAGCAGTAGAGAAAATAGCAGCTAACGCAACTTTTTCCGTTGATAGAATTTTAGAGATCGAAGAACAAACAAGACATGATGTAATAGCTTTTACTCGTTGTGTGGCTGAAAGTTTAGGTGAAGAATCAAAATACGTACACTATGGTTTGACATCATCAGATGTTGTGGATACAGCCCTGGCTATGCTAATGGTAGAGGCAGGAGATATGATAATTGCCGGTGTTAGAGAATCTTTAGAGATCCTAAGGGAAAAGGCTAATGAGTATAAATACACTATTATGATGGGTAGAACCCATGGAGTACACGCTGAGCCTACAACTTTAGGGTTAAAATTCGCCCTTTGGTATCAAGAAATGGAAAGAAACCTACAAAGGCTAGACGAAGCCATAGAGCAAATGAGAGTAGGTAAGCTTTCAGGTGCTGTGGGTACCTTTGGCAATATAGACCCTAGGGTTGAAGAGTATGTGTGCAAAAGGCTAGGACTTAAGCCGGCCCCAGTATCAACCCAAGTTTTGCAGCGGGACAGACATGCACACTTTATGACAACCTTAGCCATAGTGGCAGGTACAATAGAGAAAATTGCCCTTGAGATCAGGGGACTACAAAAAACAGAAACAAGGGAAATTGAAGAGCCATTTTATTCAGGGCAAAAGGGATCATCGGCTATGCCCCATAAAAGAAACCCAGTAAATTGCGAACAGCTATGTGGATTAGCGAGGATAGTGAGAACAAATTCCCTTGCAGCAATGGAAAACCAGGCATTATGGCATGAAAGGGATATTTCTCATTCTTCAGTGGAGCGAGTGATAGTACCTGACAGTACCATCTTAGTTGACTACATGTTAGGAAAGATGAACAGGATTTTAAAAGACATCCACGTTTATCCTGAAAAAATGCTAGAAAATATCGAGAAAAGTTACAATTTGACATTCTCAGGGAGGGCACTATTACAGCTTGTACAAGGAGGCCTGAAAAGGGAAGAGGCATATGATTTAATCCAAAAATATGCCATGAAGGCCTGGGAAGAAAAGATAGATTTCAAAGAATTACTAATGACAGATGAATTGATAAAAGAGAAGATTCCAAAGGATTTAATAGAGGGAATTTTTGATTTAAACTTCTGTACTAAGGAAGTTGATTTTATCTTTGATAGATTGAACATTTAG
- the purC gene encoding phosphoribosylaminoimidazolesuccinocarboxamide synthase, which yields MVTRGRELYQGKAKVIFETEEPNTYWVSYKDSLTAGNGQKKAQETGKGSLNNIISSYIFKYLNDMGIGTHYIKKISDHEMLVKKVDIIPVEVVVRNIAAGSICTRLGIKEKRVLKKPLLEFFYKNDSLGDPLISENHIELMKLATKDQVMQMEGMALAINKILKELFLNLNLKLVDFKLEFGIDTNGTLLLADEVSPDTCRLWDVNTGKSFDKDLFRKDMGSISEGYIEVINRLKGRLGESEI from the coding sequence TTGGTCACCAGAGGAAGAGAACTTTATCAGGGGAAAGCGAAGGTTATTTTCGAAACAGAGGAACCAAATACTTACTGGGTCTCTTACAAGGATAGTTTAACAGCAGGAAATGGGCAAAAAAAAGCCCAGGAGACCGGTAAAGGAAGCCTAAACAACATTATATCAAGCTATATTTTTAAGTATTTAAATGATATGGGAATTGGTACCCACTATATTAAGAAGATATCGGATCATGAGATGCTTGTGAAAAAAGTGGACATTATACCTGTTGAAGTTGTGGTTCGCAACATTGCTGCAGGTAGTATTTGTACTAGGCTAGGTATAAAAGAAAAGAGAGTTTTAAAAAAGCCTTTGCTAGAATTCTTTTATAAAAACGACTCCTTAGGTGACCCCCTCATTAGTGAGAATCATATAGAACTTATGAAATTGGCAACAAAAGATCAAGTTATGCAAATGGAAGGTATGGCCTTAGCTATAAACAAAATATTGAAGGAGCTTTTTCTAAACCTAAATCTAAAACTAGTTGACTTTAAGCTAGAGTTTGGCATAGATACAAATGGTACTTTGTTATTGGCAGATGAGGTTTCACCAGATACCTGTAGGTTGTGGGATGTAAACACAGGTAAAAGTTTCGATAAAGATTTGTTTAGAAAAGACATGGGGAGTATATCAGAAGGATATATAGAAGTAATCAATAGGTTAAAAGGGAGGCTAGGAGAAAGTGAAATTTAA
- the purS gene encoding phosphoribosylformylglycinamidine synthase subunit PurS, producing the protein MKFNVEVTVEFKKGILDPQSQAIAGAIVSLGYESVKEISMSKRFNLVIVGDSQGEVEKTVEELCKKLLANTVIENYQYAVENSEGK; encoded by the coding sequence GTGAAATTTAATGTTGAAGTAACTGTAGAATTCAAAAAAGGAATCCTTGATCCACAAAGTCAAGCAATAGCAGGGGCCATCGTTAGTTTAGGTTACGAAAGTGTTAAGGAAATATCCATGAGTAAAAGGTTTAACCTTGTAATTGTGGGGGATTCCCAAGGGGAAGTGGAAAAGACCGTTGAAGAACTTTGTAAAAAACTACTAGCCAATACTGTCATTGAAAACTACCAATACGCTGTAGAAAACTCGGAGGGTA